ccaaccaagttctgctcacgcccaagtctactgatacggccaaccaagttctgctcaagcccagGTCTACTGAtatggccgaccaagttctgctcacgcccaagtctaacaacacggccgaccacgttctgctcaagcccgagtctaccgacccggtcaccCAGGTTCAgtccacgcccaagtctaccgacccggtcaccCAGGTTCAgtccacgcccaagtctaccgacccggtcgcccaagttcatcCCACGCCCAAGACTACCGACATGACCACCCAAGTTCTGCCAaagcccaagtctgctgacacgcacagccaagtcctgctcacgcccgagtctgctgacacgcacagccaagttctgctcacgtccgagtctgctgacatggacaaccaagctctgctcacgtccatgtctgctgacacggacaaccaagctctgctcacgtccatgtctgctgacatgcacaaccaagtgtctgttgaaacaaacaaccaagctctgctcatgttccCGTCTGATGAcccaaccaaccaagttatgttcACGCCCAAGTCAGCTGATggggacaaccaagctctgctcacgtccatgTCTGTGGTCATGGCTGTGGTCgttgctcagcctgcctgcccggctgtggttgtcgctccgctttcatgctctgccgaggacttcactcagcctgcctgctcggctgtggtcgttgctctgcctacctgttcagccggggacgtcgttccactttcatgctccgccgaggacgtcgctcagcctgtctgcccggttGTGGTCgttactctgcctccctgttcagccagggacgtcgctccgcttccctgcgccgccaagaacaccgtgcggtttcctggctctgcttgggacattcagcccagggggccggggccaccaatgaaatgggatgactcatggcactccgagAGAGGTGCCTTTGGAcaggggttctgtcatgatttcctattgaagcagcgtgctctaagcacgaatgcgcgagcacctgcttttccattgttgacagtagtgacatctggacacgtgtgttttgtttgtttctgtcatgtctcctccctgttctgtcattggctgggattttacatgtgtctgtattgccctcagctgctagcagtttagatgctgatcatgtccacatataccgcgcgcctcccagcacacaacgcggaagattatcatagttagattagttcgtttagtagtcattgtcacgttccatgtttagagttagttcacgctggattatccgctcccagttcctcgtcatagttcatgtttctcgttttgtttatggACCCTGTTTTCCATGACCACggccttgattcatgtttaaccctgtgtatgtctgtttgccgatcgcctgaccttcgcctgttttggatcacgtttttggattacgtttttgatttgtctgcctgtctctcctttaaaataaacactgttcatactgcacttgcatctgtcctatctCCGCTTCGTCATGATATGTGACaatctcccagtggct
The sequence above is drawn from the Ictalurus punctatus breed USDA103 chromosome 25, Coco_2.0, whole genome shotgun sequence genome and encodes:
- the LOC128629144 gene encoding polycystic kidney disease protein 1-like 3; this translates as MMWFGSPEARVELEQLFGGVSLAGKPALPFTHYHRQTHAEPQPEFNLAPSELEPETHEVGSPAELQLEVNREAPASEPQPEVNLATSELEPDTHEVGSPAKLQLEVNPEVEVQVKSEIQVKSPVSEVQSPVSEVQVKSQVSEIQVKSQVPDVMSKPADPIDQVPLISKPNNQVLLTPKSTDTANQVLLTPKSTDTANQVLLKPRSTDMADQVLLTPKSNNTADHVLLKPESTDPVTQVQSTPKSTDPVTQVQSTPKSTDPVAQVHPTPKTTDMTTQVLPKPKSADTHSQVLLTPESADTHSQVLLTSESADMDNQALLTSMSADTDNQALLTSMSADMHNQVSVETNNQALLMFPSDDPTNQVMFTPKSADGDNQALLTSMSVVMAVVVAQPACPAVVVAPLSCSAEDFTQPACSAVVVALPTCSAGDVVPLSCSAEDVAQPVCPVVVVTLPPCSARDVAPLPCAAKNTVRFPGSAWDIQPRGPGPPMKWDDSWHSERGAFGQGFCHDFLLKQRALSTNARAPAFPLLTVVTSGHVCFVCFCHVSSLFCHWLGFYMCLYCPQLLAV